One window of Phalacrocorax carbo chromosome 1, bPhaCar2.1, whole genome shotgun sequence genomic DNA carries:
- the POMP gene encoding proteasome maturation protein: MNSRGTSYLLKDSIPITEFSASGPFEGHDLLRRGFTSAKNELLPSHPLELSEKNFQLNQDKTNFATLRNIQGLHAPLKLQMEFRAVKQVQRLPFLHSSNIALDTLRGNDECIGFEDILNDPSQSEVMGEPHVMMEYKLGLL; this comes from the exons ATG aatTCCAGAGGCACTTCTTATCTGTTGAAGGATAGTATCCCAATTACTGAGTTTTCAGCTTCTGGACCGTTCGAAGGTCATGATCTTCTGCGTAGAGG CTTTACAAGTGCAAAAAATGAATTGTTGCCCAGTCACCCACTGGAgttgtcagaaaaaaat TTCCAGTTAAATCAAGATAAAACAAACTTTGCCACACTGAGAAATATTCAAGGGCTCCACGCACCTTTGAAGCTGCAGATGGAATTCAGAGCAGTGAAACAG GTCCAACGTCTCCCGTTTCTTCACAGCTCAAACATAGCACTGGATACTCTGAGGGGAAATGATGAATGCATCGGTTTTGAGGATATCCTTAATG atcctTCACAGAGTGAGGTTATGGGAGAACCACATGTGATGATGGAATACAAGCTTGGTTTATTGTAA